Proteins encoded within one genomic window of Macrobrachium nipponense isolate FS-2020 chromosome 8, ASM1510439v2, whole genome shotgun sequence:
- the LOC135222648 gene encoding uncharacterized protein LOC135222648 codes for MFMRKMVRCPEAGCLTVLQKMYGHEVCQSHASCAIQLEGLLVWHPEACEVCYGLVRNVTDESVDPTLKASSLMTLKAWVGGFRRNVGSGRPYVLSEEMCFLLYPNAKVSAAVAAEVAAPIIERIRQETQALPEDQEGLCAKMTEVTAISLHREHMTIEDQEEGREVGEAGNCGANVLSFSPTPSSSSSFQGFSAKSTTFCDRSGSVIPKVKTLKTKSLPKAVRPVKPSPAGSARSSLAPKPSTSKARQTESDFDQEAFTTLLMKMVNEVVVDSRLQSMSTQLALGLETSGQSIPSLAQKLQTQEELVAGFIHSGCTPQSFVLPDASKLPPFENSNPWRLALHAPFSEGRLTIEGCGTRPVEDYEFFPPGLQFPFPGYARLAEEALVRVDKVPEETVIYPRDQAQSAWVRILTEWECVNTELMPHNGCYAMFVAPDNIPTPCTSKITELTLQAGMENKPMPQLKETEATSLLFPRDLECWVGAPATFTVGRLSPECAMTQFGERLPRIPDSMLKAEFEARCRLSRSINSVTTAELTASVFAEEPLFRVLTKSMLQAYQSDLYNFIVARRACRKHVFANASIRHEPDKLINASIWGANIFPEDMVNSVLSEAARANQSLRDRWGLNLKRNAKRKRCPRQYKSSQTSQPQAVVQAVPVSQISKPSTSKAQPQQQIIYARGSRARAAYRQRVGSRVPSKGRGFRGGRGSKTSTSQ; via the exons atggttcgcTGCCCGGAGGCGGGGTGTCTGACCGTTCTTCAGAAGATGTATGGACATGAGGTCTGCCAGTCTCATGCCAGCTGCGCCATCCAACTGGAGGGACTCttggtctggcacccagaagcctgcgagGTGTGTTACGGCCTCGTTAGGAACGTGACAGATGAATCG GTTGATCCGACGCTCAAGGCCTCCTCGCTGATGACCCTCAAGGCCTGGGTAGGGGGGTTTAGGAGGAACGTCGGATCTGGCCGCCCCTATGTGCTGTCGGAGGAGATGTGTTTTCTCCTCTACCCAAACGCTAAGGTTTCGGCAGCAGTAGCGGCGGAAGTGGCGGCTCCCATTATAGAGCGGATCCGCCAAGAGACCCAAGCCCTtccggaggaccaagagggcttgtgtgcGAAAATGACAGAGGTGACGGCCATCAGCCTGCATAGAGAGCACATGACCATCGAGGACCaggaggaaggtagggaggtaGGTGAGGCAGGTAATTGTGGGGCTAATGTACTCTCCTTCAgcccaactccttcttcttcttcatcttttcagGGCTTCTCTGCGAAGTCCACGACCTTTTGTGATAGGTCGGGCTCAgtaatccccaaggtgaaaacctTAAAGACGAAGTCCCTGCCGAAGGCAGTTAGACCAGTCAAGCCTTCTCCGGCAGGctccgccaggtcgtcattggccCCCAAGCCTTCGACTTCCAAAGCCAGACAGACGGAGTCCGACTTCGACCAGGAGGCTTTCACCACTCTTCTCATGAAGATGGTGAACGAAGTAGTAGTGGACTCGAGACTTCAGTCGATGTCCACGCAACTCGCCTTGGGTCTAGAGACATCCGGACAGTCCATCCCATCTCTGGCCCAAAAATTACAgacccaggaggaattggtggcTGGATTTATCCATTCCGGATGCACACCGCAGTCCTTTGTGTTGCCGGACGCATCCAAGCTCCCGCCATTTGAGAAtagcaacccatggcggttggctctgcatgCTCCCTTTTCAGAGGGCAGACTTACAATTGAgggttgcggaacccgacccgtggaagactatgagttcttcccgccgggcctacaattccccttcccggGCTACGCTAGGCTTGCCGAGGAAGCGttggtcagggtagacaaggtcccggAAGAGACAGTGATCTAccctagagatcaggctcagtcggcatgggtccgcaTCCTTACGgaatgggagtgcgtcaacacCGAGTTGATGCCTCACAACGGTTGCTATGCCATGTTCGTAGCGCCGGATAACATCCCGACACCTTGCACATCGAAGATCACAGAATTGACACTACAGGCCGGAATGGAGAataaacccatgcctcagctaaaagagacggaggctacctctttgctctttcccaGAGATCTGGAGTGTTGGGTTGGCGCTCCGGCAACGTTCACAGTGGGTAGACTCAGCCCGGAGTGTGCCATGACACAATTCggtgaacgtttgcctagaattccggactCCATGTTAAAGGCGGAATTCGAAGCAAGATGTaggctgagcaggtcaattaactcagtcaccactgcagagttgacaGCTTCTGTCTTTGCAGAGGAGCCCCTATTCCGGGTCCTGACGAAGTCGATGCTTCAGGCTTATCAATCGGACCTGTATAATTTCATAGTAgctagacgagcctgcaggaagcatgtctttgctaatgcctccatcaggcatgagcctgaCAAGCTCATAAATGCATCAATCTGGGGGGCTAACATCTTTCCTGAGGACAtggttaacagcgtcctcagcgAGGCGGCTAGGGCTAACCAGAGCCTTCGTGACCGCTGGGGACTTAACTTAAAAAGGAATGCCAAACGTAAGAGGTGTCCTAGGCAGTATAAGTCTTCCCAGACCTCTCAGCCTCAAGCAgtggtacaggcagttcctgtctcTCAAATAagtaagccttcgacatctaaggcacaACCACAACAGCAGATCATCTACGCAaggggtagcagagcaagagCTGCTTACCGACAGAGAGTTGGCTCTAGAGTTCCCTCAAAAGGCAGAggtttcagaggaggcagaggaagtaagacctcaaccagtcaatga